From Saccharothrix espanaensis DSM 44229, the proteins below share one genomic window:
- a CDS encoding WGR and DUF4132 domain-containing protein, protein MRRWELVGDGSAKFWEIGQAGATVTVRFGRIGTAGQTKVKDLASEAAATAHVTKLVAEKERKGYAEPAAAPSTTAAVAAGSPAVPAGATDATPVAAVVPGSAAPSAGSPDPATSAAVVPAADASAADASSVVVSSVVSSVVSEGRSSGVATADSAAPEVIEPSPAVEIDEDALVFPDRWRASVFPRRGGRLPSTVKPAPKAAGHLRASLAAKPEMVRAMLADRKTEPALAELLTEYLDGRVSPLGAAIAVAAQAHVHGGSPADEGRLVADDLVLSHGLPFAAEVAVSLGLVRAEWRTRLGDDFRSLLFTSRRHVLDHDDTPVVDRLRRLIAAGDEEAAVGAAVAALRTTTVTRMIASFLVPSRVDWVDEVLAEVTGNRDWASYRMLVCSASTEEHLAVITEHDQLAKELRKPAVLRTLVDALGPAVAPTLAELLDQTESYDRDYRKLLLETLAVLPSDAAFDLLVDRVDRPDVESALIGTAKRFPRRALRGLAARAGRPALKHLLYGHVIAHPGLVAELPEELRAAVAEVESEYREVAEIGPEGLPELLVTPPWTLARTAAQPVVVPGLEVPADGAVEWLPGEHEEWLATKETRFTHNGGAWHKLADALRQNKLSWHQELALVVHGPEDLVRPLLPEWRADYVWEFENCGRILVSRYGLDALPAVLHAVKGNPTPGHAELLMPFAEQRVAHLMADWLRLKTVRPVASAWLRRHADDAARYLAPTAVGATGPARRAAEAGLRVIPEQALAAAAAYGPEAAAAIDALVSLDPLHVLPAKLPVPGKWADANLLPQVLVAGRQRALPRTASAHVVMMLALSQPDAPYAGLDVVRELCDRQSLADFAWAAFERWRSVGMPAKDGWALTALALLGDDDAARGLAPLIKAWPGEAGHARAVAGLDVLAAIGTDAALIQLNGIALKSKFKGLKQRAQEKIAAVAAGRGLGAEQLADRLVPDFGLDDAATLTVDYGPRRFLVGFDEQLKPYVADADGKRRKDLPKPGAKDDPELAPAEHKRFAALKKDVRSVASDQIGRLETAMVMDRRWSAAEFRELFAGHPLLWHVVRRLVWTTSTGQSFRLAEDRTPATVEDDAFTLPDDAEVAIAHPLRLGAELAAWSEVFADYEILQPFPQLGRPVHRFTDQERTSSRLERFENVPIPVGRLLGLTKHGWRRGTPMDGGVECWMLRPLPGGGTVVANLDPGIAVGVVDMFPEQKLSGIWVDDGDGGDWSPRGSRRFGELDPVTASELLAELTSLTS, encoded by the coding sequence GTGCGCAGGTGGGAACTCGTCGGTGACGGGTCCGCGAAGTTCTGGGAGATCGGACAGGCCGGTGCGACCGTCACCGTCCGGTTCGGACGGATCGGCACGGCGGGTCAGACCAAGGTCAAGGACCTGGCGTCGGAGGCCGCCGCGACCGCGCACGTCACCAAGCTGGTCGCGGAGAAGGAGCGCAAGGGCTACGCCGAACCCGCCGCGGCACCGTCCACAACAGCCGCCGTTGCCGCCGGTTCACCCGCGGTTCCGGCAGGGGCAACCGACGCCACGCCCGTTGCGGCCGTCGTGCCCGGATCCGCAGCGCCTTCGGCCGGCTCGCCCGACCCGGCGACGTCCGCCGCCGTCGTGCCCGCCGCCGATGCGTCCGCCGCCGATGCGTCCTCGGTCGTCGTGTCCTCGGTCGTGTCCTCGGTCGTGTCGGAGGGCCGGAGTTCCGGTGTCGCGACAGCCGACTCCGCTGCACCGGAGGTGATCGAGCCGTCACCGGCCGTCGAGATCGACGAGGACGCACTGGTCTTCCCCGATCGCTGGCGCGCGAGCGTGTTCCCCCGGCGCGGCGGCCGCCTGCCGTCGACGGTGAAGCCCGCGCCCAAGGCCGCCGGGCACCTGCGCGCCTCCCTGGCCGCCAAGCCGGAGATGGTCCGCGCGATGCTGGCGGACCGCAAGACCGAGCCGGCGCTGGCCGAACTGCTGACCGAGTACCTCGACGGCCGGGTCAGCCCGCTGGGCGCGGCGATCGCCGTCGCGGCCCAGGCGCACGTGCACGGCGGGAGCCCCGCCGACGAGGGCCGGCTGGTCGCCGACGACCTGGTGCTCTCGCACGGCCTGCCGTTCGCCGCCGAGGTGGCCGTCTCGCTCGGCCTGGTGCGCGCCGAGTGGCGCACCAGGCTGGGTGACGACTTCCGCTCGCTGCTGTTCACCTCCCGCCGGCACGTGCTCGACCACGACGACACGCCCGTGGTCGACCGGCTGCGCCGGCTGATCGCGGCGGGCGACGAGGAGGCGGCGGTCGGCGCGGCCGTCGCCGCCCTGCGCACCACCACGGTGACCAGGATGATCGCCTCGTTCCTGGTGCCGTCCCGGGTCGACTGGGTGGACGAGGTGCTGGCCGAGGTCACGGGCAATCGGGACTGGGCGTCCTACCGGATGCTGGTCTGCTCGGCGAGCACCGAGGAGCACCTGGCCGTCATCACCGAGCACGACCAGCTGGCGAAGGAACTGCGCAAGCCGGCCGTGCTGCGCACGCTGGTGGACGCCCTCGGCCCCGCGGTCGCCCCGACCCTGGCCGAGCTGCTCGACCAGACCGAGTCCTACGATCGCGACTACCGCAAGCTGCTGCTGGAGACGCTGGCCGTGCTGCCCTCCGACGCGGCGTTCGACCTGCTCGTCGACCGCGTCGACCGGCCCGACGTCGAGTCCGCGTTGATCGGGACCGCCAAGCGGTTCCCGCGCCGGGCCCTGCGCGGGCTCGCCGCGCGTGCCGGCCGACCGGCGCTCAAGCACCTGCTGTACGGCCACGTCATCGCCCACCCCGGGCTGGTGGCGGAGCTGCCCGAGGAGCTGCGCGCCGCCGTCGCCGAGGTCGAGTCCGAGTACCGGGAGGTCGCCGAGATCGGCCCGGAGGGCCTGCCGGAGCTGCTGGTGACCCCGCCGTGGACGCTGGCCCGCACCGCCGCGCAGCCGGTCGTGGTGCCGGGGCTGGAGGTGCCGGCCGACGGCGCGGTGGAGTGGCTGCCGGGCGAGCACGAGGAGTGGCTGGCCACCAAGGAGACCAGGTTCACCCACAACGGCGGGGCGTGGCACAAGCTCGCCGACGCGCTGCGCCAGAACAAGCTGAGCTGGCACCAGGAACTGGCGCTGGTCGTGCACGGCCCGGAAGACCTGGTGCGCCCGCTGCTGCCCGAGTGGCGGGCCGACTACGTCTGGGAGTTCGAGAACTGCGGCCGGATCCTGGTCTCCCGCTACGGCCTCGACGCCCTGCCGGCCGTCCTGCACGCGGTGAAGGGCAACCCGACCCCCGGCCACGCGGAGTTGTTGATGCCGTTCGCCGAGCAGCGGGTCGCCCACCTGATGGCGGACTGGCTGCGCCTCAAAACCGTGCGCCCGGTGGCGTCGGCGTGGTTGCGCCGGCACGCCGACGACGCCGCCCGCTACCTGGCCCCGACCGCCGTGGGCGCGACCGGTCCGGCCCGCCGGGCGGCCGAGGCGGGGCTGCGGGTGATCCCGGAGCAGGCGCTCGCGGCGGCCGCCGCGTACGGCCCGGAGGCGGCGGCCGCGATCGACGCGCTGGTCTCGCTCGACCCGCTGCACGTGCTGCCGGCGAAGCTCCCGGTGCCCGGCAAGTGGGCCGACGCGAACCTGCTGCCGCAGGTCCTGGTGGCCGGCCGGCAGCGGGCGCTGCCGCGCACGGCGTCCGCGCACGTGGTGATGATGCTGGCGCTGTCCCAGCCGGACGCCCCGTACGCGGGGCTCGACGTGGTGCGCGAGCTGTGCGACCGCCAGTCGCTGGCCGATTTCGCGTGGGCGGCGTTCGAGCGCTGGCGCTCGGTCGGGATGCCCGCCAAGGACGGCTGGGCGCTGACCGCGCTGGCCCTGCTCGGCGACGACGACGCCGCCCGGGGGCTGGCCCCGCTGATCAAGGCGTGGCCCGGCGAGGCGGGGCACGCCCGCGCCGTGGCCGGGCTGGACGTGCTGGCCGCGATCGGCACCGACGCGGCGCTGATCCAGCTCAACGGCATCGCGCTGAAGTCGAAGTTCAAGGGCCTCAAGCAGCGCGCGCAGGAGAAGATCGCCGCGGTCGCCGCCGGGCGCGGGCTCGGCGCCGAGCAGCTGGCCGACCGGCTGGTGCCGGACTTCGGGCTGGACGACGCCGCGACGCTGACCGTCGACTACGGGCCGCGCCGGTTCCTGGTGGGGTTCGACGAGCAGCTCAAGCCGTACGTGGCGGACGCGGACGGCAAGCGCCGCAAGGACCTGCCGAAGCCCGGCGCGAAGGACGACCCGGAGCTGGCCCCGGCCGAGCACAAGCGGTTCGCGGCGCTCAAGAAGGACGTGCGGTCGGTCGCGAGCGACCAGATCGGCCGGCTGGAGACCGCGATGGTGATGGACCGGCGCTGGTCGGCGGCGGAGTTCCGGGAGCTGTTCGCCGGGCACCCGCTGCTGTGGCACGTCGTGCGCCGGCTGGTGTGGACCACCTCGACCGGGCAGAGCTTCCGGCTGGCCGAGGACCGCACCCCGGCCACCGTCGAGGACGACGCGTTCACCCTGCCCGACGACGCCGAGGTGGCCATCGCGCACCCGCTGCGCCTGGGCGCGGAGCTGGCCGCGTGGTCGGAGGTGTTCGCCGACTACGAGATCCTCCAGCCGTTCCCGCAGCTCGGCCGGCCGGTGCACCGGTTCACCGACCAGGAGCGCACCTCGTCCCGGCTGGAGCGGTTCGAGAACGTGCCGATCCCGGTCGGCCGGCTGCTCGGGCTCACCAAGCACGGGTGGCGGCGCGGGACGCCGATGGACGGCGGCGTGGAGTGCTGGATGCTGCGGCCGCTGCCCGGCGGCGGGACCGTGGTGGCCAACCTCGACCCGGGCATCGCGGTCGGCGTGGTCGACATGTTCCCGGAGCAGAAGCTGTCCGGGATCTGGGTCGACGACGGCGACGGCGGCGACTGGAGCCCGCGCGGCAGCCGCAGGTTCGGCGAGCTCGACCCGGTGACCGCGTCCGAACTGCTCGCCGAACTGACCTCGCTGACCAGCTGA
- a CDS encoding BTAD domain-containing putative transcriptional regulator — protein sequence MRFGVLGPVQVRSADGAVVPVGGPRPRAVLVLLLLTPGRVVSLDRLVEGQYGDDPPAQAGNAVQAQVSRLRRALPGGLVEFSGNGYRIAVDPDDVDAHVFERLARDGRALLAAGRLTDAAEVLREALGLWRGAALVDLPHGDAQAARFEELRLVATEDLVDAELASPDGTQVARLRALVAAHPLRERFREQLVRALHEEGRTAEALAEFEDARRLLADELGADPAPGLAAAHLAVLRAEEPRTRRGLPARLTSFVGRDAELDRLAGTEARLVTVFGPGGTGKTRLAVEFATRAGGAACFADLSNVDSPDAVPLAVLAASGLREPGSRPGRTDPVDRLVAAFDQDLLLVLDNCEHVVGAVAALAHTLLARCARLRVLATSREPLGLTGETLLSLEPLAASTADDPAVRLFADRAAAVRPGFVVDADNADAVVAICAAVDGLPLAIELAAARLRQFGVAEIAGRLAGHGRFRLLSRGDRTAAERHRTLHAVVAWSWDLLGDRERVLARRFSVFAGASLAAVEEVCGVEDADEVLADLVDRSLVTVVDGRYRMSETIRLFCAQHLDETEERDVRRAHAAYYLALAQRADPHLRGAEQLTWLARLSAEHDNLMTALRHADRETGMRLVAALAAYWWLGGRRAQAGEVAAALLVGEIPDGLAEEYVSCVVHAWPRPAADHWERARRIVESGGLGRLRYPFGVALWGMVAGPPENPHADPGGLLGDDPWNLALGLFSEALIAVLDRGAAEGERGMLKALAAFRALGERWGAAQSLDWLAQDASWRGEWSLAHDRWAEALAMYELLGTTEECAELLCHRGRCLLRQGDPDGARAEFGRAAALFGRPAAESLLGLGEVARLTGDRDAAAGLLAAALAADEGGAWRTARTWTALARLADDPDEKAELHSRALRAARSPMLGAEFAAAVEGRAEVEPAGRAALLLGVAVALRGTARVGDPDVARVADAARAEIGAEAFAAAYARGAAMSRNQALTTVGA from the coding sequence GTGCGATTCGGCGTGCTCGGCCCGGTGCAGGTCCGGTCGGCGGACGGGGCGGTGGTCCCGGTCGGCGGGCCACGGCCCCGTGCCGTCCTGGTGCTGCTCCTGCTGACGCCGGGCCGGGTGGTCAGCCTGGACCGGCTGGTCGAGGGCCAGTACGGCGACGATCCGCCCGCCCAGGCCGGGAACGCGGTGCAGGCGCAGGTGTCGCGGCTGCGCCGGGCGCTGCCGGGCGGGCTGGTCGAGTTCTCCGGCAACGGCTACCGGATCGCGGTCGACCCGGACGACGTCGACGCGCACGTCTTCGAGCGCCTTGCCCGCGACGGCCGGGCGTTGCTGGCCGCCGGACGGCTCACCGACGCGGCCGAGGTCCTGCGCGAGGCGCTCGGCCTGTGGCGCGGGGCGGCGTTGGTGGACCTGCCGCACGGCGACGCCCAAGCCGCGCGGTTCGAGGAACTTCGCCTCGTGGCGACGGAGGACCTGGTGGACGCCGAACTGGCGTCACCGGACGGAACCCAGGTCGCCAGGCTGCGCGCGTTGGTCGCCGCGCACCCGTTGCGCGAGAGGTTCCGTGAGCAGTTGGTGCGCGCTCTGCACGAGGAGGGGCGCACGGCGGAAGCCCTTGCGGAGTTCGAGGACGCACGGCGACTGTTGGCCGACGAACTGGGCGCGGACCCCGCACCGGGCCTGGCCGCCGCCCACCTCGCCGTGTTGCGCGCGGAGGAACCCCGCACCCGTCGTGGCCTGCCCGCGCGACTGACCAGCTTCGTCGGGCGGGATGCCGAACTGGACCGGCTCGCGGGCACCGAAGCCCGGCTGGTCACCGTGTTCGGCCCCGGCGGCACCGGCAAGACCCGGCTGGCGGTCGAGTTCGCCACCCGCGCGGGCGGCGCGGCGTGCTTCGCGGACCTGTCGAACGTGGACTCGCCCGACGCCGTGCCCTTGGCCGTGCTGGCGGCGTCCGGCCTGCGCGAGCCGGGATCGCGACCCGGCCGGACGGACCCGGTGGACCGCCTGGTCGCCGCGTTCGACCAGGACCTGTTGCTGGTGCTGGACAACTGCGAGCACGTGGTGGGCGCGGTCGCCGCGCTGGCCCACACCCTGCTCGCCCGCTGCGCGCGGCTGCGCGTGCTGGCGACCAGCCGTGAGCCGCTGGGACTGACCGGCGAGACGCTGCTCTCGTTGGAACCGCTGGCCGCGTCGACCGCCGACGACCCGGCGGTGCGGCTGTTCGCGGACAGGGCGGCGGCCGTGCGGCCGGGGTTCGTGGTGGACGCCGACAACGCCGACGCGGTGGTGGCGATCTGTGCCGCGGTGGACGGCCTCCCGCTGGCGATCGAGCTGGCCGCCGCGCGGCTGCGCCAGTTCGGCGTCGCCGAGATCGCCGGGCGGTTGGCCGGCCACGGCCGGTTCCGGCTGCTGTCCCGGGGTGATCGCACGGCCGCCGAACGGCATCGCACGCTGCACGCCGTCGTCGCTTGGAGCTGGGACCTGCTCGGTGACCGCGAGCGCGTGCTGGCGCGCCGGTTCTCGGTGTTCGCGGGCGCGTCACTGGCTGCCGTCGAGGAGGTGTGCGGGGTCGAGGACGCGGACGAGGTGCTGGCCGACCTCGTGGACCGGTCGCTGGTGACCGTGGTGGACGGTCGCTACCGGATGTCCGAGACGATCCGGCTGTTCTGCGCGCAACACCTCGATGAGACCGAGGAACGGGACGTAAGGCGCGCCCACGCGGCCTACTACCTCGCGTTGGCCCAACGCGCCGATCCCCACTTGCGTGGCGCGGAGCAGTTGACGTGGCTGGCGCGCCTGTCGGCCGAGCACGACAACTTGATGACGGCGCTGCGGCACGCGGACCGTGAGACGGGCATGCGGTTGGTCGCGGCGCTGGCGGCGTACTGGTGGCTGGGCGGGCGGCGGGCGCAGGCGGGCGAGGTCGCCGCGGCGCTGCTGGTCGGCGAGATACCCGACGGCCTGGCCGAGGAGTACGTGAGCTGCGTGGTCCACGCCTGGCCGCGTCCGGCGGCCGACCACTGGGAGCGGGCCCGCCGGATCGTGGAGTCGGGTGGCCTGGGCCGGCTGCGGTACCCGTTCGGCGTGGCGTTGTGGGGCATGGTCGCCGGGCCGCCCGAGAACCCGCACGCCGATCCCGGTGGGCTGCTCGGGGACGACCCGTGGAACCTCGCGCTGGGCTTGTTCAGCGAGGCGTTGATCGCGGTGCTGGACCGTGGTGCGGCCGAGGGCGAGCGCGGGATGCTCAAGGCGTTGGCGGCGTTCCGGGCGCTCGGCGAGCGGTGGGGCGCCGCGCAGTCGTTGGACTGGTTGGCGCAGGACGCGAGCTGGCGCGGCGAGTGGTCGTTGGCCCACGACCGGTGGGCCGAGGCGTTGGCCATGTACGAGCTGCTGGGCACCACCGAGGAGTGCGCCGAGCTGCTCTGCCACCGGGGCCGCTGCCTGCTGCGGCAGGGCGACCCGGACGGCGCGCGCGCCGAGTTCGGCCGGGCGGCGGCGCTGTTCGGCCGGCCCGCCGCCGAGTCGCTGCTCGGGCTGGGCGAGGTGGCCCGGCTGACCGGTGACCGGGACGCCGCCGCCGGCCTGCTGGCCGCTGCCCTGGCCGCCGACGAGGGCGGGGCGTGGCGGACCGCCCGGACCTGGACCGCCCTGGCCCGGCTCGCCGACGACCCGGACGAGAAGGCAGAACTGCATTCACGGGCGCTGCGCGCCGCACGGTCGCCGATGCTGGGGGCCGAGTTCGCCGCCGCCGTCGAAGGCCGGGCCGAGGTCGAACCGGCCGGACGCGCGGCGCTGCTGCTCGGCGTCGCGGTCGCGTTGCGCGGCACGGCCCGCGTGGGGGATCCGGACGTGGCACGGGTCGCGGACGCCGCACGCGCGGAGATCGGCGCGGAGGCGTTCGCCGCTGCCTACGCGCGCGGTGCGGCGATGAGCCGCAACCAGGCGTTGACGACGGTCGGTGCGTGA
- a CDS encoding FAD-dependent monooxygenase — protein MKNTTVLISGAGIGGPALAHWLHRLGCTVTVVEKASAPRPGGQAVDFKGPTHERVLTLMGLLDDIKARQTGGIDQTIVDGAGRRLAVLPGEFTGGAIEIRRGDLAALLHERTTDACEYVFGDAVTSLTETPDGVHVTFEQAAPRTFDLVVGADGIHSAVRRLAFGPERDHVRHLGHYYALVDLGDLGDEALMYNEPGRMVAVGGSKAPAFFVFAADELTYDRYDVAAQREILREHYRGGGWRLPELMASIGDATSVYVDAICRVETTTYAKGRVALLGDAGYGNTLGGFGSGLAIVGAYVLAGELAAADGDHRVAFARYEERLRGLTKVTRKANAGPFLAPGTAFRIRMRNGMFNSRLMMRVMLRMSDRMATDPGLPPYPLPVRA, from the coding sequence ATGAAGAACACCACGGTCCTCATCTCCGGCGCGGGCATCGGTGGCCCCGCCCTGGCCCACTGGCTGCACCGGCTCGGCTGCACGGTCACGGTCGTGGAGAAGGCGTCCGCGCCGCGCCCCGGCGGGCAGGCCGTCGACTTCAAGGGCCCCACCCACGAGCGGGTGCTGACGCTGATGGGCCTGCTCGACGACATCAAGGCCCGGCAGACCGGGGGCATCGACCAGACCATCGTGGACGGTGCCGGCCGCCGGCTCGCGGTGCTGCCCGGCGAGTTCACCGGCGGCGCGATCGAGATCCGGCGCGGTGACCTGGCGGCCCTGCTGCACGAGCGGACCACCGACGCCTGCGAGTACGTGTTCGGCGACGCGGTCACCTCGCTCACCGAGACCCCCGACGGCGTGCACGTCACCTTCGAACAGGCCGCGCCTCGGACGTTCGACCTGGTCGTGGGCGCGGACGGGATCCATTCGGCGGTGCGGCGGCTGGCGTTCGGCCCGGAACGCGACCACGTGCGGCACCTGGGCCACTACTACGCGTTGGTGGACCTGGGTGATCTCGGTGACGAGGCGCTGATGTACAACGAGCCCGGCCGGATGGTCGCGGTCGGCGGTTCGAAGGCGCCGGCGTTCTTCGTGTTCGCCGCCGACGAGCTGACCTACGACAGGTACGACGTGGCCGCGCAGCGGGAGATCCTGCGCGAGCACTACCGGGGTGGCGGGTGGCGGCTGCCCGAGCTGATGGCCTCTATCGGTGACGCCACGTCCGTGTACGTCGACGCGATCTGCCGGGTGGAGACCACGACCTACGCCAAGGGCCGGGTGGCGTTGCTCGGCGACGCCGGGTACGGCAACACGCTCGGTGGGTTCGGCAGCGGCCTGGCGATCGTCGGCGCGTACGTGCTCGCGGGCGAACTCGCGGCGGCGGACGGCGACCACCGGGTGGCGTTCGCCCGGTACGAGGAGCGGCTGCGCGGCCTGACCAAGGTCACCCGCAAGGCCAACGCCGGGCCGTTCCTGGCGCCCGGCACCGCGTTCCGGATCCGGATGCGCAACGGGATGTTCAACTCGCGGCTGATGATGCGGGTGATGCTGAGGATGAGCGACCGGATGGCCACCGACCCCGGCCTCCCGCCCTACCCGCTGCCGGTCCGGGCCTGA